A part of Puntigrus tetrazona isolate hp1 chromosome 21, ASM1883169v1, whole genome shotgun sequence genomic DNA contains:
- the sptan1 gene encoding spectrin alpha chain, non-erythrocytic 1 isoform X6, translating to MSKFLKPKLKKMDISGAKVLESAEDIQERRQQVLDRYRRFKELSVVRRQKLEDSYRFQFFRRDADELEKWIQEKLQIASDENYKDPSNLQGKLQKHQAFEAEVQANSRAIIKLDETGNLMISESHFASETIRTRLEELHRLWDLLLQKTKEKGVRLLQAQKLVQYLRECEDALDWISDKEAIATSEELGQDLEHVEVLQKKFEEFQTDLAAHEERVNEVNQAAGKLTQENHPEAELILKKQEEVNAAWQRLKGLAQQRQGKLFGAAEVQRFNRDVDETISWIKEKEQLMASDDFGRDLASVQALLRKHEGLERDLAALEDKVNTLGGEADRLQQTHPQNASQIHLKRDELITNWEQIRTLAAERHARLNDSYRLQRFTADFRDLTSWVTEMKALINADELANDVAGAEALLDRHQEHKGEIDAHEDSFKSTDEAGQALLNIGHYASEEVKEKLGILSEEKVSLLELWELRRQQYEQCMDLQLFYRDTEQVDNWMSKQEAFLLNEDLGDSLDSVEALLKKHEDFEKSLSAQEEKITALDEFATKLIQNNHYAKEDVATRRDALLSRRNALHERAQFRRAALEDSFHLQQFFRDSDELKSWINEKMKTATDEAYKDPSNLQGKVQKHQAFEAELSANQSRIDALQKSGQELIDGKHYASSEVSTRMDEVSSQWKKLLEATELKGIKLREANQQQQFNRNVEDIELWLYEVEGHLASDDFGKDLTSVQNLQKKHALLEADVAAHQDRIDGITIQARQFQEAGHFDADNIRKKQEALVARYEALKEPMAARKQKLSDSLRLQQLFRDVEDEETWIREKEPIASSTNRGKDLIGVQNLLKKHQALQAEISGHEPRIKAVTQKGEAMIDEGHFAGEDVKAKLQELHNRWDGLKGKAAQRRQDLEDSLQAQQYFADANEAESWMREKEPIVGSTDYGKDEDSAEALLKKHEALMSDLSAYGSSIQALKEQAEACRQQVAPTDDETGKELVLALYDYQEKSPREVTMKKGDILTLLNSTNKDWWKVEVNDRQGFVPAAYVKKLDPTQSSSRENLLNEQGSIALRQEQIENQTVVTKEVCSVSVRMKQVEELYGTLQELGEKRKDMLEKSCKKFMLFREANELQQWINEKESALTNEEVGSDLEQVEVLQKKFDDFQKDLKANESRLRDINKVASELESEGLMAEEAPVVQAQQVEMLGSAPGKDEADSKGASPWKSVRLAVQTTANFNTIKELNNRWRALQQLAEDRSNMLGSAHEVQRFHRDADETKEWIEEKNQALNTDNYGHDLASVQALQRKHEGFERDLAALGDKVNSLGETAERLIQSHPEAVDDIQEKCTELNTAWSSLVGRADQRKEKLGNSHDLQRFLSDFRDLMSWINGIRGLVSSDELAKDVTGAEALLERHQEHRTEIDARAGTFQAFEQFGQQLLARGHYASPEIQQKLEALEQERADLEKAWVQRRMMLDQCLELQLFNRDCEQAENWMAAREAFLASDDKGDSLDSVEALIKKHEDFDKAINVQEEKIAALQSFADQLISADHYAKPEIFNRRNEVLDRWRRLKAQMIEKRSKLGESQTLQQFSRDVDEIEAWISEKLQTATDESYKDPTNIQLSKLLSKHQKHQAFEAELHANADRIRGVIDTGNALIQRGACAGSEDAVKARLNALDEQWQFLVNKSAEKSQKLKEANKQQNFNTGIKDFDFWLSEVEALLASEDYGKDLASVNNLLKKHQLLEADISAHEDRLKDLNGQADSLMASNAFDTSQVKDKRDAVNGRFDKIKSMAAGRRAKLNESHRLHQFFRDLDDEESWIKEKKLLVSSEDYGRDLTGVQNLRKKHKRLEAELGAHEPAIQSVLETGKKLSDDNTIGQEEIQQRLAQFVEHWRELKDLAAARGQRLEESLEYQQFVANVEEEEAWINEKLNLVGSEDYGDTLAAVQGLLKKHEAFETDFTVHRDRVNDVCSNGDELIKKENHNVENIMAKMKALRGKVSELERAAAQRKSKLDENSAFLQFNWKADVVESWIGEKENSLKTDDYGRDLSSVQTLLTKQETFDAGLQAFQQEGITNITALKDQLLAAKHVQSKAIEARHATLMKRWNQLLSNSAARKKKLLEAQEHFRKVEDLFLTFAKKASAFNSWFENAEEDLTDPVRCNSLEEIRALRDAHDAFRSSLSSAEADFNQLAELDRQIKSYHVVSNPYTWFTMEALEETWRNLQKIIKERELELQKEQRRQEENDKLRQEFAQHANAFHQWLQETRSCMVEESGTLESQLEATKRKHQEIRAMRSQLKKIEDLGAAMEEALILDNKYTEHSTVGLAQQWDQLDQLGMRMQHNLEQQIQARNTTGVTEEALKEFSMMFKHFDKEKSGRLNHQEFKSCLRSLGYDLPMVEEGEPDPEFESILDIVDPNRDGNVSLQEYMAFMISRETENVKSSEEIESAFRALSAENKPYVTKEELYQNLTKEQADYCISHMKPYLDSKGREIPSAFDFVEFTRSLFVN from the exons ATGTCCAAGTTTCTTAAACCCAAACTGAAG AAAATGGATATCAGTGGAGCTAAAGTTCTGGAGTCAGCTGAGGACATCCAGGAGCGCCGTCAGCAGGTTCTTGATCGGTATCGTCGCTTCAAGGAGCTGTCTGTTGTGCGCAGACAGAAACTCGAGGACTCTTACCGGTTCCAGTTCTTCCGTCGAGATGCAGATGAGCTTGAGAAATGGATCCAAGAGAAGCTACAGATCGCCTCTGATGAGAACTACAAGGACCCCAGTAACCTACAG GGAAAGCTCCAGAAACATCAGGCCTTTGAGGCAGAGGTGCAGGCTAATTCTAGGGCCATCATTAAACTGGACGAGACTGGCAATCTCATGATATCTGAGAGCCACTTTGCATCTGAAACCATTCGa ACTCGTCTAGAGGAACTTCACCGTCTGTGGGACCTCCTGCTGCAAAAGACTAAAGAGAAGGGAGTGCGTCTCCTGCAGGCCCAGAAATTGGTGCAGTACCTCCGTGAGTGTGAGGATGCCCTGGACTGGATCAGTGACAAG gAAGCCATTGCGACCTCAGAAGAGCTTGGCCAAGACCTGGAGCATGTGGAGGTTTTGCAGAAGAAATTTGAAGAGTTTCAGACAGATCTGGCGGCCCATGAGGAGCGTGTGAATGAGGTGAACCAGGCAGCCGGCAAGCTAACCCAAGAGAACCATCCTGAGGCTGAGCTCATCCTAAAGAAGCAGGAAGAGGTGAACGCTGCTTGGCAAAGGCTGAAGGGATTGGCTCAGCAAAGGCAGGGAAAACTATTTGGAGCTGCTGAGGTGCAGCGTTTCAACCG GGATGTGGATGAGACAATCAGCTGGATTAAGGAGAAGGAGCAGCTGATGGCATCTGATGATTTTGGACGTGACCTTGCCAGCGTTCAAGCCCTGCTCCGGAAACACGAGGGGCTGGAAAGAGATTTGGCAGCCTTGGAGGACAAG GTAAACACTCTTGGCGGTGAGGCAGACCGTCTGCAACAGACACACCCCCAGAATGCCTCTCAGATCCACCTGAAAAGAGATGAACTCATTACCAACTGGGAGCAGATTCGTACACTGGCAGCTGAACGACACGCTCGGCTCAATGACTCCTACAG GTTGCAGCGCTTCACTGCAGATTTCCGTGACCTGACCAGCTGGGTGACGGAGATGAAGGCTCTGATCAATGCAGATGAGCTAGCCAATGATGTGGCTGGAGCTGAGGCCCTGCTTGATCGCCACCAAGAGCATAAG GGCGAGATTGATGCTCATGAGGACAGTTTCAAATCTACTGATGAGGCTGGGCAGGCTCTGCTGAACATTGGACATTACGCTTCTGAGGAAGTCAAGGAAAAG CTGGGCATCCTGTCGGAAGAGAAAGTGTCTCTTCTGGAGCTGTGGGAGCTACGCAGGCAGCAGTATGAGCAGTGCATGGACCTGCAGCTCTTTTACAGGGACACTGAGCAGGTCGACAACTGGATGAGCAAGCAAGAG GCTTTCCTGCTAAATGAAGACTTGGGTGACTCTCTGGATAGTGTTGAAGCTCTTCTGAAAAAACATGAAGACTTTGAGAAATCCCTCAGTGCACAGGAAGAGAAGATCACT GCCCTCGATGAATTTGCCACCAAACTGATCCAGAACAATCACTATGCCAAGGAAGATGTGGCCACTCGCAGAGATGCA CTGCTGAGCAGACGCAACGCTCTTCATGAGCGTGCTCAGTTTCGCCGTGCCGCCCTGGAGGACTCTTTCCATCTGCAGCAGTTCTTCCGGGACTCTGATGAGCTCAAGAGCTGGATCAATGAGAAGATGAAGACTGCCACTGATGAGGCCTACAAG GACCCATCCAACCTGCAGGGGAAGGTGCAGAAGCACCAGGCCTTCGAAGCTGAGCTCTCTGCCAATCAGAGCCGCATTGATGCACTGCAGAAGTCAGGCCAGGAGCTGATTGATGGAAAACACTACGCCTCCAGCGAGGTTTCCACCCGAATGGATGAAGTCAGCTCCCAGTGGAAGAAACTTCTAGAGGCAACTGAGCTTAAAG GGATTAAGTTGCGTGAAGCAAACCAGCAGCAGCAGTTCAATCGTAATGTAGAGGACATCGAGCTATGGTTGTATGAGGTGGAGGGACATCTAGCCTCTGATGACTTTGGCAAAGACCTGACCAGCGTCCAGAATCTTCAGAAGAAACATGCTCTGCTTGAGGCTGATGTGGCTGCTCACCAG GACCGCATTGATGGCATTACTATTCAGGCCAGGCAGTTCCAGGAGGCTGGCCATTTTGACGCTGATAACATCCGCAAAAAACAGGAGGCTTTAGTGGCACGCTACGAGGCTCTAAAAGAGCCCATGGCCGCTCGCAAACAGAAGCTGTCAGATTCCCTGCGCCTTCAGCAACTTTTCAGGGATGTGGAAGATGAGGAGACCTGGATCCGAGAGAAAGAACCTATTGCTTCCTCCACCAACAGGG GAAAAGACCTTATCGGAGTCCAGAACCTTCTGAAGAAACACCAGGCTTTGCAGGCAGAAATCTCTGGCCATGAACCCCGAATCAAGGCTGTTACTCAGAAGGGGGAGGCCATGATTGATGAAG gtcACTTTGCAGGCGAGGATGTGAAAGCTAAGTTGCAAGAGCTTCACAATCGTTGGGATGGCCTGAAGGGAAAAGCGGCCCAGCGTAGACAGGATCTGGAGGATTCTCTTCAGGCTCAGCAGTACTTTGCTGATGCCAATGAGGCTGAGTCTTGGATGAGAGAGAAGGAGCCCATTGTAGGAAGCACCGACTATGGCAAAGACGAAGACTCTGCAGAG GCTCTCCTAAAGAAGCACGAGGCACTGATGTCTGATCTGAGTGCATATGGCAGCAGCATCCAGGCCTTAAAAGAACAAGCTGAGGCCTGCAGA caacAAGTGGCCCCCACTGATGATGAGACCGGCAAAGAGCTGGTTCTTGCGCTATACGACTATCAGGAGAAGAGTCCTCGTGAGGTCACCATGAAGAAGGGTGACATCCTCACTCTGCTCAACAGCACCAATAAG GACTGGTGGAAAGTGGAAGTGAACGACAGGCAGGGCTTTGTTCCCGCAGCGTACGTGAAGAAGTTGGACCCGACTCAGTCTTCCTCTCGTGAGAATCTGCTAAACGAACAAGGCAGCATCGCTCTGCGACAGGAGCAGATTGAGAATCA GACTGTGGTCACCAAGGAGGTTTGCAGCGTATCTGTACGCATGAAGCAGGTGGAGGAACT GTACGGTACACTGCAAGAGTTGGGAGAAAAGAGGAAGGACATGCTGGAGAAGAGCTGCAAAAAGTTCATGCTTTTCCGTGAAGCAAATGAGCTGCAGCAGTGGattaatgagaaagaatcagcGCTTACTAATGAGGAGGTCGGTTCTGATCTGGAGCAAGTGGAAGTGCTCCAGAAGAAGTTTGATGACTTCCAGAAG GATCTGAAAGCAAATGAATCTCGGCTGAGGGATATAAACAAGGTGGCTTCTGAGCTGGAGTCTGAAGGACTGATGGCTGAAGAGGCTCCTGTTGTGCAGGcccag CAAGTAGAGATGCTGGGCTCAGCTCCTGGCAAG GATGAAGCAGATTCCAAAGGTGCATCTCCATGGAAG TCTGTTCGCTTGGCTGTTCAAACAACGGCCAACTTTAATACCATTAAG gAGCTGAACAACCGCTGGAGGGCCTTGCAGCAGCTGGCTGAAGACCGAAGCAACATGCTGGGCAGTGCTCATGAGGTTCAGAGGTTCCACAG GGATGCAGATGAGACCAAGGAATGGATCGAAGAGAAGAACCAAGCCCTGAACACTGATAACTATGGCCATGACCTCGCCAGCGTGCAGGCTTTGCAGCGCAAGCACGAAGGCTTTGAGAGAGACCTGGCTGCTTTAGGAGAcaag GTGAACTCTCTTGGTGAGACAGCAGAGCGTCTGATTCAGTCTCATCCTGAGGCTGTGGACGACATCCAGGAGAAGTGCACCGAGCTAAACACAGCCTGGAGCAGCCTGGTAGGTCGAGCTGACCAACGCAAAGAAAAACTGGGAAACTCTCACGACCTGCAGCGCTTCCTCAGTGACTTCAg AGATCTCATGTCCTGGATCAATGGAATCAGAGGGCTGGTGTCTTCAGATGAGCTGGCCAAGGACGTCACTGGAGCTGAAGCCTTATTGGAGAGACATCAG GAACACCGCACTGAGATCGACGCCCGTGCTGGCACCTTCCAGGCTTTTGAGCAATTTGGACAGCAGCTGCTTGCGCGTGGCCACTATGCCAGCCCTGAGATTCAACAGAAGCTGGAGGCTCTTGAACAGGAACGTGCTGACCTGGAGAAGGCCTGGGTCCAGCGCAGGATGATGCTGGATCAGTGCCTGGAACTGCAG CTATTCAACCGTGACTGTGAGCAAGCTGAGAACTGGATGGCagctcgtgaggctttcttggCCAGCGATGACAAGGGAGACTCCCTGGACAGCGTCGAGGCTCTCATCAAGAAACATGAAGACTTTGATAAAGCTATCAATGTGCAG GAAGAGAAAATTGCAGCACTGCAGTCTTTCGCTGACCAGCTAATTAGCGCTGACCACTATGCCAAACCTGAGATCTTTAATCGCCGTAATGAAGTCTTAGATAG GTGGCGCCGTCTCAAGGCTCAGATGATTGAGAAACGCTCTAAGCTGGGTGAGTCCCAGACGCTGCAGCAGTTCAGcagagatgtagatgagatcgAAGCATGGATCAGTGAGAAACTCCAAACCGCCACTGACGAGTCTTATAAGGACCCCACCAACATCCAG CTGTCCAAGCTGCTG AGCAAGCACCAGAAGCACCAGGCTTTTGAGGCTGAGTTACACGCTAACGCTGATCGTATCCGCGGGGTGATTGACACAGGCAATGCTCTCATCCAGAGAGGTGCCTGTGCTGGAAGTGAGGATGCCGTCAAG GCTCGTCTTAATGCTCTGGATGAGCAGTGGCAGTTCCTCGTCAACAAATCTGCCGAGAAGAGTCAGAAACTGAAGGAGGCAAACAAGCAGCAGAACTTCAACACTGGTATCAAGGACTTTGACTTCTGGTTGTCTGAG GTTGAGGCTCTTCTTGCCTCTGAGGATTATGGCAAAGATCTGGCCTCAGTCAACAATCTCCTTAAGAAGCATCAGCTTTTAGAAGCTGACATCTCTGCTCATGAG gACCGTCTGAAGGATCTGAATGGCCAGGCAGACAGTCTTATGGCCAGCAATGCCTTCGACACCTCTCAGGTCAAGGACAAGCGTGATGCCGTCAACGGACGCTTTGACAAAATCAAGAGCATGGCTGCTGGGCGTCGTGCCAAGCTGAACGAGTCGCATCGTCTTCACCAGTTCTTCAGGGATCTGGATGATGAGGAATCTTGGATAAA GGAAAAGAAGTTGTTGGTGAGCTCGGAGGACTACGGACGTGATTTGACAGGAGTACAGAATCTGAGGAAGAAACACAAGAGGCTGGAGGCTGAGCTGGGAGCACACGAGCCAGCCATTCAG TCTGTACTGGAGACTGGGAAGAAGCTGTCTGATGACAACACCATTGGACAGGAGGAGATCCAGCAGAGGCTGGCCCAGTTTGTGGAGCACTGGAGGGAACTGAAAGATCTGGCTGCTGCTCG tGGACAGAGGCTTGAGGAGTCGCTGGAGTACCAGCAGTTTGTGGCAAAtgtggaggaagaggaagctTGGATTAATGAAAAACTGAACCTGGTCGGAAGTGAAGATTACGGTGATACTCTAGCAGCTGTGCAG GGGTTGCTGAAGAAACATGAAGCATTTGAAACTGATTTTACCGTGCACAGGGACAGAGTGAACGATGTTTGTTCCAATGGAGATGAACTTATCAAAAAG GAAAACCACAACGTGGAGAACATCATGGCTAAAATGAAGGCCCTGCGTGGGAAGGTGTCAGAGCTGGAGAGAGCTGCAGCTCAGAGGAAATCAAAACTGGATGAGAACTCTGCCTTCCTTCAGTTCAACTGGAAGGCTGATGTGGTGGAGTCCTGGATTG GTGAGAAGGAAAACAGCCTGAAGACTGATGACTATGGTCGCGATCTCTCCTCGGTGCAAACTCTGCTCACTAAACAG GAAACATTTGATGCTGGGCTTCAGGCCTTCCAGCAGGAGGGCATCACCAACATCACAGCCCTGAAAGACCAGCTTCTGGCTGCCAAACACGTGCAGTCCAAGGCCATTGAGGCTCGTCATGCCACTCTGATGAAGCGCTGGAACCAGCTGCTGTCCAACTCAGCCGCCCGCAAGAAGAAGCTTCTAGAGGCCCAGGAGCACTTCAGAAAG GTCGAGGATCTATTCCTCACCTTTGCCAAGAAGGCTTCAGCCTTCAACAGCTGGTTTGAGAACGCTGAAGAAGATCTGACAGACCCTGTAAGGTGCAACTCTCTGGAGGAGATCAGGGCCTTGCGGGATGCCCATGACGCCTTCCGCTCCTCACTCAGCTCTGCAGAGGCTGATTTCAACCAACTGGCTGAACTTGATCGCCAGATCAAGAGTTACCATGTGGTCTCCAATCCATACACTTGGTTCACCATGGAAGCTCTAGAGGAGACCTGGAGGAACCTTCAAAAGATCATCAAG gAGCGAGAGCTGGAGCtacagaaagagcagaggagaCAGGAAGAGAACGATAAACTCAGACAAGAGTTTGCCCAACATGCCAATGCCTTCCACCAATGGCTGCAGGAGACCAG GTCCTGCATGGTGGAAGAATCCGGAACTCTAGAGTCACAACTAGAGGCGACTAAG CGCAAGCACCAGGAGATTCGTGCCATGCGCAGTCAGTTGAAGAAGATCGAGGATCTGGGAGCAGCCATGGAGGAGGCGCTGATCCTGGACAACAAATATACAGAGCACAGCACTGTGGGTCTGGCCCAACAGTGGGACCAACTCGACCAACTGGGCATGAGAATGCAACACAACCTGGAACAACAGATTCAAGCCAG AAACACTACTGGAGTAACAGAAGAGGCCCTGAAGGAGTTCAGCATGATGTTCAA GCATTTCGACAAAGAAAAATCTGGACGTCTCAACCACCAGGAGTTCAAGTCCTGCCTGCGGTCTCTGGGTTACGACCTGCCCATGGTTGAAGAAGGAGAACCAGACCCAGAGTTTGAGTCTATTCTGGACATAGTGGATCCAAACAG agATGGAAACGTGTCCTTACAGGAGTACATGGCTTTCATGATCAGCCGAGAAACAGAGAACGTGAAGTCGAGTGAGGAGATCGAGAGCGCTTTCCGTGCCCTCAGCGCAGAGAACAAACCTTACGTCACCAAGGAAGAACTCTACCAG AACCTGACGAAGGAACAGGCGGACTACTGCATTTCCCATATGAAGCCCTACTTGGACAGCAAGGGCCGTGAGATCCCATCAGCTTTCGACTTTGTGGAATTCACCCGCTCGCTTTTCGTCAACTGA